The following are from one region of the Prionailurus bengalensis isolate Pbe53 chromosome A2, Fcat_Pben_1.1_paternal_pri, whole genome shotgun sequence genome:
- the CNN2 gene encoding calponin-2 isoform X2: MSSTQFNKGPSYGLSAEVKNRLLSKYDPQKEAELRSWMEGLTGLSIGPDFQKGLKDGVVLCTLMNKLQPGSVPKINRSMQSWHQLENLSNFIKAMVSYGMNPVDLFEANDLFESGNMTQVQVSLLALAGKAKTKGLQSGVDIGVKYSEKQERNFDDATMKAGQCVIGLQMGTNKCASQVGMTAPGTRRHIYDTKLGTDKCDNSSLSLQMGYTQGANQSGQVFGLGRQIYDAKYCPQGPAADGGAVAAGDGPAEAPEYAPYRQEEAGH; encoded by the exons ATGAGCTCCACGCAGTTCAACAAGGGGCCCTCGTACGGGCTCTCGGCCGAGGTCAAAAACCGG CTCCTGTCCAAATATGACCCCCAGAAGGAGGCCGAGCTCCGTAGCTGGATGGAGGGACTCACCGGCCTCTCGATTGGGCCCGACTTCCAGAAGGGTCTCAAGGACGGCGTTGTCTTGTGCAC actcATGAATAAGCTTCagccgggctctgtgcccaaGATCAACCGCTCCATGCAGAGCTGGCACCAG CTGGAAAACCTCTCGAACTTCATCAAGGCCATGGTCAGCTACGGCATGAACCCCGTGGACCTGTTCGAGGCCAACGACCTGTTCGAGAGCGGGAACATGACCCAGGTGCAGGTGTCCCTTCTGGCCCTGGCCGGGAAG gccaAGACGAAGGGGCTGCAGAGCGGCGTGGACATTGGCGTCAAATACTCAGAGAAACAGGAGCGCAACTTTGATGACGCCACCATGAAGGCGGGCCAGTGCGTCATTGGGCTCCAG ATGGGCACAAACAAGTGTGCCAGCCAG GTGGGCATGACGGCCCCCGGGACCCGGCGGCACATCTACGACACCAAGCTGGGGACCGACAAGTGTGACAACTCGTCCCTGTCCCTGCAGATGGGCTACACTCAGGGCGCCAACCAGAGCGGCCAGGTGTTCGGTCTGGGCCGCCAGATCTATGACGCCAAGTACTGCCCGCAGGGCCCTGCGGCCGATGGGGGTGCGGTGGCTGCAGGCGACGGCCCAGCGGAGGCCCCGGAATACGCCCCCTACCGCCAGGAGGAGGCGGGCCACTGA
- the ABCA7 gene encoding LOW QUALITY PROTEIN: phospholipid-transporting ATPase ABCA7 (The sequence of the model RefSeq protein was modified relative to this genomic sequence to represent the inferred CDS: inserted 2 bases in 2 codons; deleted 4 bases in 3 codons; substituted 5 bases at 5 genomic stop codons), protein MVQSLGSGLDQTQESVRSFLEAAENVAQEVFPKVVEACAADVDPEDAATGRHLGAGLAPPDVTSRLKVLPEESALENGELGELSRLESAGPSLSPRACALTLPSPKATAALETRVLQGFGPDPAGRGQGWALTRQQLRALLLKRFLLACRGRRGLFTQVRGSGRQRRVRGQPWVPVFYSRHPLSGEPEKSPPLVLLVLLWARCRCSVSSRLLTGRNLSDFLVKTHPRLVRQGPAAICTRSVCPEEGSGRLSVPPHTPPLHLPQPEDQEVGERGQVRRAVPAPPAHPLGGFPAPPSLSPLPRRYGDFSLGGRDPGLPSGQEVSHSVWGLPVLLNPXPGGALDLVLSNPTAWAHSPDTEDSLKIWFNNKGRHAVVAFIGRANNALLRAHLPPGPARHAHSITTLSHPEAGLSPYAPTAASVDVPVSTXVVFAVSFVPASVTLVLIKEXGPLQFMGGPPPALHWLINFLWDVVWNYLVPACVAALTFLAFQQRAYVAPANPPALLLLLLLYGXGLRPPRSPFFCVPGTACVVLTCVNLFVGINGGTATFVLQRFSGRKLQEMSRIRKRGFLVFPHFCLGRGCVDMAXDQAVADAFERLGDGQFQSPLRWEEVGKNLLAVVVQGPLLLLLLVLLMHLSPVLRPQLRSLPPTPTPGQEDEEVARXQDRVAQGAPEGDVLVSRDLTEVGAVPGWGLPLAHPPSPGPEHFPGVPWAEGRQLSIPPGGVRVQGEGPEAGAVRGCPTVRPLPFTEQLSTGARALSNYGRWGRDLRPCRVPSAGHPRCFGPVGVNGAGKTSTFRKLAGDALPGGGEAVPPGYRRPPPVSYHGAPGWHGREPSAAHHHRGXCPQSDAVFELLAGHQHLELFARSSGSPGDLPLPPSRITALPWLPWPCPESGSASLHFPLPCTAPPPSLPPRPPRPTDSELGPRAPGAPAVSDPPAGTYSGGNKRKLATAVALVGDPAVVFLVRGGGPGGEGSGSADEGITPGECVALCTRRAITVTGGSAVRAARSPSRAAPPRPRPLGFGAGHTLTLRGPQRGPSWPRPSRRPRFQVPPGGRCALARVFGELAWRREERGVHFSGSQTTLARAPAAPGRG, encoded by the exons ATGGTG CAATCCCTGGGGTCTGGGCTGGACCAAACCCAGGAGTCCGTGAGGAGCTTCCTGGAGGCAGCAGAGAACGTGGCCCAGGAG GTCTTCCCGAAGGTGGTAGAGGCTTGTGCTGCGGACGTGGACCCAGAGGACGCGGCCACAGG ACGGCACCTGGGCGCGGGCCTCGCTCCCCCAGACGTGACCTCACGGCTCAAGGTTCTGCCGGAAGAGTCGGCCCTAGAGAACGGGGAGCTAGGTGAGTTGTCCCGCCTCGAGTCTGCaggtccctccctgtctcccagaGCCTGTGCACTGACCCTTCCATCCCCCAAAGCGACGGCTGCCCTGGAAACACGGGTCCTGCAGGGCTTCGGGCCAGACCCCGCGGGCCGGGGACAGGGCTGGGCGCTGACCCGCCAGCAGCTCCGGGCCCTGCTTCTCAAGCGCTTTCTGCTTGCCTGCCGTGGCCGCCGTGGCCTGTTTACGCAGGTGAGGGGGAGCGGGCGCCAGAGGAGGGTGCGCGGGCAGCCCTGGGTGCCTGTTTTCTACTCCCGTCACCCACTCAGCGGTGAACCCGAGAAGTCTCCGCCA CTGGTGCTGCTTGTCCTTTTGTGGGCCCGGTGCCGGTGCTCAGTCTCCTCACGCCTCCTGACAGGCCGGAACCTGTCC GACTTCCTGGTCAAGACCCACCCCCGCCTGGTGCGCCAGGGGCCAGCCGCCATCTGCACGCGTTCAGTTTGCCCAGAGGAGGGGTCCGGACggctctctgtgcccccccacaccccacccctgcatctCCCGCAGCCTGAAGACCAAGAAGTGGGTGAACGAGGTCAGGTGAGGAGGGCCGTTCCCGCGCCCCCTGCCCACCCGCTAGGAGGCTTTCCTGCCCCGCCCTCCCTGAGCCCACTGCCCCGCAGGTATGGGGACTTCTCCCTGGGGGGCCGAGACCCAGGCCTGCCCTCAGGGCAAGAGGTGAGCCACTCAGTGTGGGGGCTGCCGGTGCTGCTGAACCCCTGACCCGGCGGGGCC CTCGACCTTGTCCTGAGCAACCCCACAGCCTGGGCTCACAGCCCGGACACCGAGGACAGCCTCAA gatcTGGTTCAACAACAAGGGCCGGCACGCCGTGGTGGCCTTCATCGGCAGGGCCAACAACGCGCTCCTACgtgcccacctgcccccaggccctgcccgcCACGCCCACAGCATCACCACGCTCAGCCACCCCGAGGCTGGGCTGAGTCCCtatgcccc GACGGCCGCCTCGGTGGACGTGCCGGTCTCCACCTGAGTGGTCTTCGCCGTGTCTTTCGTCCCAGCCAGCGTCACCCTTGTTCTCATCAAGG CCGGGCCTCTGCAGTTTATGGGGGGCCCGCCTCCCGCTCTTCACTGGCTCATCAACTTTCTCTGGGACGTGGT TTGGAACTACCTGGTGCCAGCGTGCGTGGCGGCGCTCACCTTTCTGGCTTTCCAGCAGAGGGCGTACGTGGCTCCCGCCAACCCGCCTGCCCTCCTGCTGCTGTTACTGCTCTATGGGTGAGGCCTCCGCCCCCCTCGGAGCCCGTTCTT TTGTGTGCCCGGCACGGCCTGTGTGGTGCTCACCTGTGTCAACCTCTTCGTCGGCATCAACGGCGGCACGGCCACCTTCGTGCTCCAACGCTTCTCTGGTCGG AAGCTGCAGGAAATGAGCCGCATCCGG AAAAGGGGCTTCCTGGTGTTCCCCCACTTCTGCCTGGGCCGGGGGTGCGTGGACATGGCGTGAGACCAGGCCGTGGCTGACGCCTTCGAGCGCTTAG GAGACGGGCAGTTCCAGTCCCCCCTGCGCTGGGAGGAGGTTGGTAAGAACCTCTTGGCCGTGGTGGTACAggggcccctcctcctcctcctcctcgtcctcctcatGC ATCTCTCTCCCGTCCTCAGACCCCAGCTGAGgtcgctgccccccacccccaccccggggcaggAGGATGAGGAGGTGGCCC GTCAGGACCGGGTGGCCCAAGGGGCCCCCGAGGGGGACGTGCTGGTGTCGAGAGACCTGACCGAAGTGGGCGCAGTGCCGGGTTGGGGGCTTCCGCTGGCCCACCCACCCTCTCCAGGACCTGAACACTTCCCAGGCGTGCCGTGGGCAGAGGGACGCCAGCTGTCGATCCCCCCTGGTGGGGTGAGAGTCCAGGGTgaaggtcctgaggcaggggcAGTGAGGGGCTGCCCTACTGTGCGCCCACTGCCCTTTACCGAACAACTGAGCACAGGTGCCCGCGCGCTGAGCAACTAC GGACGGTGGGGCAGGGATCTGAGACCTTGCCGAGTGCCGTCCGCGGGGCACCCGCGGTGTTTCGGGCCCGTGGGAGTGAACGGAGCAGGGAAGACGTCCACGTTCCGCAAGCTGGCGGGGGACGCGCTGCCCGGTGGTGGCGAGGCTGTGCCGCCTGGCTACAG ACGCCCCCCACCCGTCTCTTACCATGGTGCTCCAGGGTGG CATGGCCGGGAACCTTCCGCTGCGCACCACCACAGGGGCTAATGCCCTCAGTCGGACGCTGTCTTCGAGCTGCTGGCCGGCCACCAGCACCTGGAACTCTTCGCCCGAAGCTCAGGTTCCCCAGGtgacctccccctccctccttccaggaTCACAGCCCTACCCTGGCTCCCTTGGCCCTGCCCGGAGTCAGGGTCCGCCTCTCTCCACT TCCCCCTCCCGTGTactgccccccctccctccctcccgccccgcccgccccgccccacaGACAGCGAGCTTGGGCCCCGCGCGCCTGGGGCTCCTGCAGTTTCGGACCCACCTGCGGGCACCTACAGCGGAGGCAACAAGAGGAAGCTGGCGACAGCCGTGGCGCTGGTGGGGGACCCCGCCGTGGTCTTTCTGGTGCGTGGGGGCGGGCCTGGGGGAGAGGGCTCGGGCTCGGCTGATGAGGGCATCACCCCC GGAGAGTGTGTGGCGCTCTGCACGCGCCGGGCCATCACGGTGACGGGCGGGTCCGCTGTCCGGGCGGCGCGCAGCCCCTCGAGAGCAG cccccccccggccccgcccactCGGGTTTGGCGCCGGCCACACGCTGACCCTGCGGGGCCCGCAGCGCGGTCCGAGTTGGCCGAGGCCTTCGAGGCGGCCGCGCTTCCAGGTGCCGCCGGGAGGGCGCTGCGCCCTGGCTCGCGTCTTCGGAGAGCTGGCATGGCGCAGGGAGGAGCGCGGCGTGCACTTCTCAGGGAGCCAGACCACGTTGGCGCGGGCGCCCGCCGCGCCTGGACGGGGCTGA
- the CNN2 gene encoding calponin-2 isoform X1, translating to MSSTQFNKGPSYGLSAEVKNRLLSKYDPQKEAELRSWMEGLTGLSIGPDFQKGLKDGVVLCTLMNKLQPGSVPKINRSMQSWHQLENLSNFIKAMVSYGMNPVDLFEANDLFESGNMTQVQVSLLALAGKAKTKGLQSGVDIGVKYSEKQERNFDDATMKAGQCVIGLQMGTNKCASQSGMTAYGTRRHLYDPKNHILPPMDHSTISLQMGTNKCASQVGMTAPGTRRHIYDTKLGTDKCDNSSLSLQMGYTQGANQSGQVFGLGRQIYDAKYCPQGPAADGGAVAAGDGPAEAPEYAPYRQEEAGH from the exons ATGAGCTCCACGCAGTTCAACAAGGGGCCCTCGTACGGGCTCTCGGCCGAGGTCAAAAACCGG CTCCTGTCCAAATATGACCCCCAGAAGGAGGCCGAGCTCCGTAGCTGGATGGAGGGACTCACCGGCCTCTCGATTGGGCCCGACTTCCAGAAGGGTCTCAAGGACGGCGTTGTCTTGTGCAC actcATGAATAAGCTTCagccgggctctgtgcccaaGATCAACCGCTCCATGCAGAGCTGGCACCAG CTGGAAAACCTCTCGAACTTCATCAAGGCCATGGTCAGCTACGGCATGAACCCCGTGGACCTGTTCGAGGCCAACGACCTGTTCGAGAGCGGGAACATGACCCAGGTGCAGGTGTCCCTTCTGGCCCTGGCCGGGAAG gccaAGACGAAGGGGCTGCAGAGCGGCGTGGACATTGGCGTCAAATACTCAGAGAAACAGGAGCGCAACTTTGATGACGCCACCATGAAGGCGGGCCAGTGCGTCATTGGGCTCCAG ATGGGCACAAACAAGTGTGCCAGCCAGTCGGGCATGACAGCTTATGGGACGAGAAGGCATCTGTATGACCCGAAGAACCACATCCTGCCACCCATGGACCACTCAACCATCAGCCTCCAGATGGGCACAAACAAGTGTGCCAGCCAG GTGGGCATGACGGCCCCCGGGACCCGGCGGCACATCTACGACACCAAGCTGGGGACCGACAAGTGTGACAACTCGTCCCTGTCCCTGCAGATGGGCTACACTCAGGGCGCCAACCAGAGCGGCCAGGTGTTCGGTCTGGGCCGCCAGATCTATGACGCCAAGTACTGCCCGCAGGGCCCTGCGGCCGATGGGGGTGCGGTGGCTGCAGGCGACGGCCCAGCGGAGGCCCCGGAATACGCCCCCTACCGCCAGGAGGAGGCGGGCCACTGA